A region of the Roseiflexus sp. RS-1 genome:
GGCGTTGTACCGGTCGATCACCGCTGTCGGCGTGCGCGGCGGACGCGGTTCGACCAGCGGTTCGGCGCATGCCGTGAGGAGTATGGCGAGCGCCACGCATGCCACGACCCGCTTCGCTACCGACACCCGCCTGATCACACGACCGTTCACGGCGTCACCTCCAATGCCGCAGCCAGCACCTGGCGCGCCACCGGCAACGCCGACCGGCTCCCCTCGCCGCCGTATTCCACAATGACGGCAATCGCATATCGTGGTTGATCCGTCGGCGCAACCGCCATGATCCAGGAGTGCGGCACGCCGCGCGGTGTTTCGGCAGTGCCGGTCTTTGCGCCAACAGCAACTCCCGGCAGCGCAATCGGCTGCGCATACCCGATTTCGACCGATGTGCGCATGATGTCGAGCATGCGCCGGGAGGTTTCCGGCGAAACGACCTGGCGCACCATCTCCGGTTGCGCCTGATAGATGATGCGGTCGCCGGTGCGCGCCTCCGCGACCAGGTACGGACGCATCAGGCGTCCTTCGTTTGCAATCGAGGCTGCGAGTTGCGCCATGTCGAGCGGGGTGACGAGCGCCTGCCCCTGACCGAATGCGGTGTCCGCCAGTGCCGCAGGACGTTGCAAAAACGCCGCTTCATTCGCAATTGTGCCAATTTCTGCCGGAATATCACGGAGATCGGGGGTCCCTGAGCGCGTGTCGGTCGTCTGCAACCCGAAACGGCGTGCATACTCAAGGAAGCGGTCGGCGCCCAGCGCCAGCCCGATCTGCGCGAATGCGGTATTGCACGAGAAGGCGTAGACGCGCACCAGATCGGAGGGGTCACCGGTGCGCCGGAAGAGATTGTCCACGGCATTGCGCACCGGCGGCGCGCCCGCTTCGGTCGGCAGCAGGTTTGGGCAGGTGACGGTCGCCGATGGGTCCCCCAGCACGCCGCTATCGAGTGCAGCGGCGGCGGTCAACGTTTTGATCACCGATCCAGGCGGGTAGCGTCCCTGGGTCGCCCGGTTGAGCAAAGGGGCATCCGAACGCGTACTCAATTCAGCCCATGCAGCCTGCACCCGCTCAACATCCGCCTGTGTCGCCGGTTCGGGAAGCACCAGCTGATTGGGATCGAAGCGCGGGTAGGTAACCATCGCCAGGATCGCGCCGGTTGGCACGTCGATCAGCACCACGGCGCCCGCGCGCTCGCCGAGGGCCTGCTGCGCCGCTGCTTGCAGGCGACTATCCAGGGTGAGGATCAGGTCGGCGGGGGTTTGCTCAACCGGCAATCCCAACAGGCGCGCTTCGAGAATGGCGGTCGGCGAGAGGGTAGCCACGCCCGATAGTTGCGCGTCGAAGCGCGCTTCCAGCCCGGTTGTGCCGTAGAGACGGCTCTGGAAGCCGATCAGGTTGCCGATCTCTGGGTTGGGATAGGTGCGCCGTCCATCGACCGTTTCCGCAAGCACGGCGCCGTTGCGGTCGAGGATGCGCCCACGCACGCCGGGACTGATCGCCACCGGGAATGTACGCCCGCTCCCCAACGAGGTGCGTTCGGCAGGATCAGGCTCGGCGATGACGGGAGTTGGTTGTTGCGCACCGGGCTGCGTCAGCGACGCCACGGCGCGCCGGGTTGCTTCCGCCTGCGTCACCTGATAGCGAACCAGGTGCAACCCAACGGCGGCAAAGCCGAGAACCGCGATCAGCATCAGTCCGCGCAGGGTGCGAGCGGATATGTCGCCCTGGTTCTTCATCACGCGGCGTACCGGCAGCGAGATCAACCAGAGTCCGGTCAGGAGGTGCAACCGCCAGAGATTGGCGTCGGGAATGAACAGACCGCTGCCGATCACGATGATGCCCAGGACGCCAGCGATCCAGGCTATGATGGTGCGAACCCGATCAGGCATAGTAGAACCGAGAACTAAGAACCAAGAACCAAGAACTGAGAACTGAGAACCGAGAACCGAGAACTGAGAACTGAGAACCAGGAACCGAGAACCAGGAACCGAGAACCGAGAGCCGGGAACTGAGAACCGAGAACTGAGAGCCGAGAACTGAGAACCAGGAACCGAGAACCAAGAACTGAGAACCGAGAACTGAGAGCCGAGAACTGAGAACCGAGAACCAGGAACCGAGAACCAAGAACTGAGAACTGAGAACTGAGAGCCGAGAACCGAGAACTGAGAACTGAGAGCGGGAACGCTCAACGAATAGGCGGCATGTGCCGGTTGTGAGAACGTATTCGTTATTCATGCATCGGGGTTCAAGAGCTTTGCGTTCGCGGGCGACCTGGAAAGCGTGTTCCAGATCATAGCGCTCAAAACCTGTACATCGGTCGCTGGCTGGCATGCGCTCAAGCACAGGCATATGCCGCTCATCACTTACCTGCCCGAGCGCACATTGTGCAGAACGGCGTCAGGTGGATGCGCGGGTTGGGCGCCAATGTCCGGCTCGGCAAAGCAGCGTTCATTCAAGTCGCATTTCTGGCGGCAACAACGAAACGACAAACCTGTACAGCCCCTCTGCCGCTGACAGCGCCTGGTCAAACTGCTCTCGGCTTGGCTCTGTGGCGTGTCCAGGGTAACGATAGATGCGAGCATACGGCGTCAATTCTATTCCCGCGTCAATCCAATCTACAAACTCAGGAGCACACGACATCGCAGCCCGTATCAACATTTCGATGTCATGGACACGCTCAAACTCCTGGTCACAGAAAACCAGATAGCCTTTGACAGCTTTCTCCGCTGCTTGCTGACAGTGATAAATCGCGGTGTCCAGCAAAGGCGGGGCATTCGCTGCCAGGACACGCGCCGAAGCCAGGTCATGCTGCGCTTTGGTGAGCCAACCCCGCACGAGTTGAGCTTTGGCGTCGGTCATAC
Encoded here:
- a CDS encoding peptidoglycan D,D-transpeptidase FtsI family protein — its product is MPDRVRTIIAWIAGVLGIIVIGSGLFIPDANLWRLHLLTGLWLISLPVRRVMKNQGDISARTLRGLMLIAVLGFAAVGLHLVRYQVTQAEATRRAVASLTQPGAQQPTPVIAEPDPAERTSLGSGRTFPVAISPGVRGRILDRNGAVLAETVDGRRTYPNPEIGNLIGFQSRLYGTTGLEARFDAQLSGVATLSPTAILEARLLGLPVEQTPADLILTLDSRLQAAAQQALGERAGAVVLIDVPTGAILAMVTYPRFDPNQLVLPEPATQADVERVQAAWAELSTRSDAPLLNRATQGRYPPGSVIKTLTAAAALDSGVLGDPSATVTCPNLLPTEAGAPPVRNAVDNLFRRTGDPSDLVRVYAFSCNTAFAQIGLALGADRFLEYARRFGLQTTDTRSGTPDLRDIPAEIGTIANEAAFLQRPAALADTAFGQGQALVTPLDMAQLAASIANEGRLMRPYLVAEARTGDRIIYQAQPEMVRQVVSPETSRRMLDIMRTSVEIGYAQPIALPGVAVGAKTGTAETPRGVPHSWIMAVAPTDQPRYAIAVIVEYGGEGSRSALPVARQVLAAALEVTP
- a CDS encoding HEPN domain-containing protein, encoding MTDAKAQLVRGWLTKAQHDLASARVLAANAPPLLDTAIYHCQQAAEKAVKGYLVFCDQEFERVHDIEMLIRAAMSCAPEFVDWIDAGIELTPYARIYRYPGHATEPSREQFDQALSAAEGLYRFVVSLLPPEMRLE